A stretch of Episyrphus balteatus chromosome 2, idEpiBalt1.1, whole genome shotgun sequence DNA encodes these proteins:
- the LOC129909914 gene encoding uncharacterized protein LOC129909914 — protein sequence MNRLTIQLRAALKVSPTNSAGHFSTSTYFFDKATDNRQGKILGKLFGNRLSGSKRRWFENPMNSTGQPTMDSPFNFNNPKKSDHGSLRRVKVLNKLFMTHITDLLATGQASQKILGKGLQITRVKVTPNFQFCNVYWMAKGDVHEAELENELQKCGGMLRHELSQLRLMGEVPRIHFVRDKTFANLAHVETVLKTADFGEDHKQIDPSFEVKNDLYQNPLKVDEAVTIKKEEDEEPLPEMRHDVFGVDWRAIMLKILAKLKKSEHAWQQHKQAEMRAESTVLETESISTEKQDELREKLKKLENDDTFNKFIETKRAETRQKNKRRYRTHNEKYYSKIGEDDYDPLDDGDFIEEDIEEKKK from the coding sequence ATGAATCGCTTAACTATTCAACTCAGAGCAGCGCTCAAAGTATCTCCCACAAATTCAGCTGGTCACTTTTCTACAAGCACCTATTTCTTCGATAAAGCAACTGACAATCGCCAAGGTAAAATCTTGGGCAAACTCTTTGGCAATCGTCTATCAGGAAGTAAGAGACGATGGTTCGAAAATCCTATGAATTCAACTGGACAGCCGACAATGGATTCaccttttaattttaataacccAAAGAAAAGTGACCACGGAAGTCTTCGTCGTGTCAAAGTtctcaataaattatttatgacCCACATAACAGATCTTTTAGCAACGGGTCAAGCATCACAAAAAATCCTTGGCAAAGGATTACAAATAACTCGTGTTAAAGTAACGCCAAATTTTCAGTTCTGTAATGTGTACTGGATGGCCAAAGGGGATGTGCATGAAGCTGAACTAGAAAATGAGCTTCAAAAATGCGGTGGAATGTTGAGACATGAACTTTCACAACTGCGACTTATGGGTGAAGTTCCACGAATTCATTTTGTTAGAGACAAGACTTTTGCTAACCTTGCACATGTCGAAACTGTTTTAAAAACAGCTGATTTTGGAGAGGATCACAAGCAAATAGATCCtagttttgaagtaaaaaatgatttatatcaAAATCCATTGAAAGTCGACGAAGCAGTTACAATTAAGAAGGAAGAAGACGAGGAGCCATTACCCGAAATGCGTCACGATGTTTTTGGGGTAGATTGGCGAGCAATAATGCTAAAAATTCTAgccaaattgaaaaaatctgaACATGCTTGGCAACAACATAAACAAGCGGAAATGAGAGCTGAAAGCACAGTATTAGAAACGGAAAGCATTTCTACAGAAAAACAAGATGAATTAAGGGAGAAGTTAAAGAAATTGGAAAATGATGATacattcaataaatttattgagACGAAGAGAGCAGAGACGAGACAAAAGAATAAGCGAAGATACCGCACTCATAATGAGAAATACTATAGCAAGATTGGTGAGGACGATTATGATCCACTTGATGATGGAGACTTTATTGAAGAGGATATCGAAGAGAAGAAGAAGTGA
- the LOC129909913 gene encoding protein bric-a-brac 2 produces the protein MTEKMAAPHSQEFCVRWNSHLGSLGAAFPQLLAGQRFVDVTLACEGHQLHCHRLVLAACSSYFESILAENPCKHPVIILPRDIKLWEIQALVDFMYKGEVNVTQAGLPNLLKCAESLRIRGLYGSDAALNLNQLRQMAKAARTASASGTAQASQQQQSSSANMENTECTEEQQSTEFSEQAKMNSLQNESTTSNGPLDVNPIPIESQEQVTPNINDLPVASNCSTATTSSCSSSNTSTITASVSNPAIALNVVEHANFMSQANIMKSESVATEPFDDSTIAYDNFEDYPKPEDDTYPQVNDDDSFAGENDESMMLQMNMDSPNNTYKRVRRSEASLAQAAKCVSKGQTFQTVSNMFNIPVSTIRFYMARKGILPKRKRGRGSSNSAVMTGAVMSHSLDHIKRSSSPPMEPPFQFVGYKLPAHKPNLI, from the coding sequence ATGACCGAAAAGATGGCAGCTCCTCATTCACAAGAATTCTGCGTACGGTGGAATAGCCACTTAGGAAGTTTGGGTGCAGCTTTTCCTCAGCTTCTTGCCGGGCAAAGATTCGTCGATGTAACACTTGCCTGTGAAGGCCATCAGCTGCATTGTCATCGACTGGTACTGGCTGCATGCTCATCATATTTTGAAAGTATTCTGGCAGAAAATCCTTGCAAGCATCCGGTAATAATCCTGCCAAGAGACATCAAACTTTGGGAGATTCAAGCTTTGGTTGATTTCATGTACAAAGGTGAAGTTAATGTTACACAGGCCGGTTTGCCAAATCTTCTAAAATGTGCCGAATCTCTACGCATTCGAGGGCTTTATGGTTCGGATGCTGCTCTAAATCTCAATCAACTGAGGCAAATGGCCAAAGCAGCTCGAACAGCAAGTGCGTCGGGTACTGCACAAGCATCACAACAACAGCAATCGTCATCAGCGAACATGGAAAACACAGAATGCACTGAAGAACAACAAAGCACTGAATTTTCCGAACAAGCAAAAATGAATTCCTTACAAAATGAATCGACAACATCTAACGGACCATTAGATGTCAATCCTATTCCAATCGAAAGCCAAGAACAAGTGACTCCTAATATAAATGATCTTCCTGTAGCATCCAACTGTAGCACAGCCACTACCAGCAGCTGCAGTAGTAGCAATACTAGCACCATCACCGCATCAGTATCAAATCCAGCGATAGCACTCAACGTCGTCGAACATGCGAATTTTATGAGCCAAGCAAATATTATGAAATCTGAAAGTGTCGCTACAGAACCCTTCGATGACTCAACTATTGCCTACGACAATTTCGAAGATTATCCCAAGCCTGAAGATGATACTTATCCACAGGTAAACGACGATGATAGTTTTGCCGGCGAAAATGATGAAAGTATGATGCTACAAATGAACATGGATAGCCCTAATAATACATACAAGCGTGTCCGAAGATCTGAAGCTTCTTTAGCTCAAGCAGCCAAGTGCGTTTCGAAAGGACAAACATTCCAGACTGTCAGCAATATGTTTAACATCCCAGTGTCCACAATTCGTTTCTATATGGCAAGAAAAGGCATCCTTCCGAAGAGAAAACGCGGTCGCGGTTCTTCAAACAGCGCTGTCATGACAGGTGCTGTAATGAGTCATTCACTTGATCATATTAAGCGTTCATCCAGTCCTCCAATGGAGCCACCGTTCCAGTTTGTTGGCTACAAATTACCAGCGCATAAACCAAATTTAATCTAG
- the LOC129912049 gene encoding 60S acidic ribosomal protein P2-like has product MRYVAAYMLAVLGGQESPKNADIEKILSSVGIEVDSERLTKVVKELSGKSIEQLIKDGREKLSSMPVGGGAVAAAAAPAAAAAGAAEAKKPEKEEKKEESESEDDDMGFGLFE; this is encoded by the coding sequence ATGCGTTACGTGGCTGCATACATGTTGGCTGTCCTTGGAGGACAAGAAAGCCCCAAAAATGCCGATATCGAGAAAATCCTCAGCTCTGTTGGTATTGAAGTCGATTCCGAGCGCCTTACCAAGGTCGTCAAGGAATTGAGCGGCAAGAGCATCGAGCAATTGATCAAGGACGGTCGCGAGAAGCTCTCCTCAATGCCAGTTGGTGGTGGTGCTGTTGCTGCCGCTGCTGCTCCAGCTGCTGCCGCCGCCGGTGCTGCTGAGGCCAAGAAGCCCGAAAAGGAAGAGAAGAAGGAAGAATCTGAATCCGAAGATGACGATATGGGATTCGGTCTTTTCGAATAA